One region of Gossypium raimondii isolate GPD5lz chromosome 6, ASM2569854v1, whole genome shotgun sequence genomic DNA includes:
- the LOC105774610 gene encoding WAT1-related protein At2g39510, protein MSLKSSASVYNQALPYVAMVLMRFGSAGMPIVAKYALNRGMSQHVLVVYRFIIATLVLAPFAIVFDRKVRPKMTLSVFVQIALLGLLEPAIDQNLYYTGIKYTTATVATALCNVLPAFVFLLAWVCRLEKVDVRKVKCQAKILGTIGTVAGAMIMTMVYGPMLPLPWTKVNNHHQSTNTDTKNNEDALKGAVMILVGCVCWACFVILQAITLKSYPAELSLTTLVCFMGAIEGGIVALVMERGNAAAWAIHWDSKLFAVVYSGIICSGVAYYIGAMVIQAKGPVFFASFNPLTMVIVAIMSSFIFSEIMYLGRVIGAMVIVVGLYMVLWGKSKDQISSDSSNNTKDEIPISGDELQMATQTTTPISNQDFVVLDLNKGDVSNQSSKNNPK, encoded by the exons ATGAGCTTGAAGTCCTCAGCTAGCGTTTACAATCAAGCTTTGCCATATGTGGCCATGGTTTTAATGCGATTCGGCTCTGCCGGTATGCCCATAGTTGCCAAATACGCTCTTAACAGAGGTATGAGCCAACATGTTTTAGTGGTTTACCGGTTCATCATTGCCACTCTTGTTCTTGCTCCTTTCGCCATTGTTTTCGACag GAAAGTTCGGCCGAAGATGACCTTATCTGTCTTTGTTCAGATAGCTTTGTTGGGCTTATTAGA GCCTGCTATCGACCAGAACTTGTATTATACCGGCATAAAGTACACGACAGCAACCGTGGCGACCGCCTTGTGCAATGTTCTACCAGCCTTTGTGTTTTTGCTAGCTTGGGTTTGCAG GCTTGAGAAAGTTGATGTGAGGAAAGTGAAGTGCCAAGCAAAGATTTTGGGGACCATTGGAACTGTTGCAGGAGCAATGATTATGACAATGGTTTATGGGCCAATGTTGCCATTGCCATGGACCAAAGTCAATAATCATCACCAATCTACTAACACTGATACAAAAAACAATGAAGATGCTCTAAAGGGTGCTGTCATGATCCTTGTAGGATGTGTTTGTTGGGCATGTTTTGTCATTCTTCAA GCGATTACCCTAAAATCATACCCTGCTGAGCTCTCCTTAACAACATTAGTTTGCTTTATGGGCGCAATTGAAGGTGGCATTGTTGCCTTAGTAATGGAAAGGGGCAATGCTGCTGCTTGGGCCATTCACTGGGATTCTAAACTCTTTGCTGTAGTTTACAGT gGAATTATATGTTCCGGGGTTGCTTATTATATAGGAGCAATGGTGATTCAAGCAAAGGGCCCTGTTTTCTTTGCGTCATTTAACCCTTTAACAATGGTTATAGTTGCCATTATGAGCTCCTTTATCTTTTCTGAGATAATGTATTTAGGAAG GGTAATTGGAGCAATGGTGATAGTTGTAGGGCTTTACATGGTCTTGTGGGGAAAAAGCAAAGATCAGATTTCGTCAGATTCATCGAACAACACTAAGGATGAAATTCCCATTAGTGGTGATGAACTTCAAATGGCCACTCAAACAACAACACCCATTTCCAATCAAGATTTTGTAGTTCTGGATTTAAACAAAGGGGATGTTTCTAATCAGTCTTCCAAAAACAACcccaaataa